From the genome of Besnoitia besnoiti strain Bb-Ger1 chromosome Unknown contig00134, whole genome shotgun sequence, one region includes:
- a CDS encoding putative apocytochrome b (encoded by transcript BESB_024700) — protein MSLFRAHLVFYRCALNLNSSYNFGFLVAITFVLQIITGITLAFRYTSEASCAFASVQHLVREVAAGWEFRMLHATTASFVFLCILIHMSRGMYNSSYSYLTTAWMSGLVLYLLTIATAFLGYVLPWGQMSFWGATVITNLLSPIPYLVPWLLGGYYVSDVTLKRFFVLHFILPFVGCILIVLHIFYLHLNGSSNPAGIDSALKVAFYPHMLMTDAKCLSYLIGLIFLQTAFGLIELSHPDNSIPVNRFVTRFISYLNVPVESLKEDLILYMI, from the exons atgagtctattccgggcacacctcgtcttttatcggtgtgctctcaatctaaattcatcttataactttggtttcttagttgcaattacctttgtactccaaataattacaggtatcactttagcgttccgatatacttctgaagcatcttgtgcatttgctagtgttcaacatctagttagagaggtagcagcaggatgggaatttaggatgttgcatgcaacaactgcttctttcgtcttcttgtgtatcttaatacacatgtctcgaggtatgtataactccagctatagttatttaactactgcttggatgtctggtttagttttatatctacttactatagccactgctttcctcggttatgtactaccatggggacagatgagtttctggggtgctacagtcattactaatctcctttctccaataccatatttagtaccttggttactcggtggatactatgtatctgatgtaacattaaaacgattctttgtattgcactttatattaccttttgtaggttgcattctaattgtattacacatcttctatttacatttaaatggttctagtaaccctgcaggtattgattccgcacttaaagtagccttctatcctcatatgttaatgaccgatgctaaatgtctatcctatctaattggtttaattttcttacaaacggcttttggtttgattgaattatcgcacccagataactccataccagtgaaccggtttgtaacccgcttcatatcgtacctgaatg tgcctgtcgagtcgctcaaggaagatttgatcctgtatatgatttaa